Proteins from one bacterium genomic window:
- a CDS encoding beta-glucuronidase, translating into KIYIEGNRLYLNNKPVFLRFVLDQGFYPDGIWTAPTDEAIKKDIELAKNAGFNGARLHQKVFDPRFHYWADHLGFLTWGESASWGIKKADPAAARNYLSEWREIIERDRNHPSIISWTIFNESGWTYLERDIDPRNWNLFIREQHNRLLRDLVLLTKSIDPTRPVNDASGHVHVLTDIWTVHSYAQSAEKLHDILVLDPVKGIHRDQPSKDTIYEGQPYIVDEYGGIKWAPREIRDNAGESWGYGDNPKILEEFYTRLEALTDVLLSFDYISGFCYTQLTDIEQEQNGIYYYDRTEKFDMERIRKIFTKKPVWMK; encoded by the coding sequence GGAAAATATATATTGAAGGAAACAGACTTTATTTAAATAATAAACCTGTATTCCTGCGTTTTGTTTTAGATCAGGGATTTTATCCGGATGGAATATGGACTGCACCTACAGATGAGGCTATTAAAAAGGATATTGAGCTTGCAAAGAATGCAGGCTTCAATGGAGCGCGCCTGCATCAGAAAGTTTTTGATCCAAGGTTCCATTACTGGGCCGATCATCTGGGATTTTTAACATGGGGAGAATCTGCAAGTTGGGGGATTAAGAAAGCGGATCCTGCTGCAGCTCGTAATTATTTAAGTGAATGGCGTGAGATAATTGAGAGGGACCGTAATCATCCCTCAATTATTTCCTGGACGATTTTCAATGAATCGGGCTGGACTTATCTGGAACGGGATATTGACCCGAGGAACTGGAATCTGTTTATCAGAGAACAGCATAATCGGCTGCTCAGAGACCTGGTTTTGCTTACAAAGAGTATTGATCCTACAAGACCTGTAAATGATGCCAGCGGACATGTCCATGTACTTACAGATATTTGGACTGTACATAGTTATGCTCAGTCTGCAGAGAAATTGCATGATATACTGGTACTGGATCCTGTAAAGGGGATTCACCGTGACCAGCCTTCTAAAGATACAATTTATGAAGGGCAGCCATATATTGTAGATGAATATGGAGGCATCAAATGGGCGCCTCGGGAAATAAGGGACAATGCTGGTGAATCGTGGGGATATGGTGATAATCCGAAAATCCTTGAAGAGTTTTACACAAGGCTGGAAGCATTAACAGATGTTCTTTTGAGTTTTGATTACATCTCAGGCTTTTGCTATACACAGTTAACTGATATTGAGCAGGAGCAGAATGGAATTTATTATTATGATCGTACAGAGAAGTTTGATATGGAGCGAATACGAAAAATATTCACAAAAAAACCAGTCTGGATGAAATAA
- a CDS encoding zinc-binding dehydrogenase: MRTETMKKAIITAKREVALKEVPVPKAVKDWALVKIMSAPMCTEYKDYRDGIKNDFLGHEAAGIVTETATPCSVKPGDRVVVMPQYPCGSCSLCQSGDYIHCEHNYDFDRFTGSPEGKSTYAQYLLKPAWLLPKIPDGISCDHASMLCCGLGPTFGAMELMKVSSSDTVLITGMGPVGLGGVINGVSRGCRVIAVTHHKYRADLAKSLGAAVVFDYHDPDILNNIIDFTEGNGADAAIDCAGNKSSQRLCLDATKRLGQVSFVGESGFLNINISDDLIRNGLTLHGVWHYNLKYIPELFRIVRDHKDIIEKLITHTFPMSRVNEAFELQLTRQCGKVILKPWERNSD; encoded by the coding sequence ATGAGAACTGAAACAATGAAAAAGGCAATAATAACTGCAAAAAGAGAAGTTGCACTAAAAGAAGTTCCTGTTCCAAAAGCAGTAAAAGACTGGGCTCTTGTTAAAATTATGTCTGCACCAATGTGTACTGAGTACAAGGATTACCGAGATGGCATAAAAAATGATTTTCTGGGACATGAAGCTGCCGGAATAGTAACAGAAACTGCAACACCATGTTCTGTCAAGCCTGGCGACCGTGTAGTAGTGATGCCTCAGTATCCATGCGGATCCTGTTCATTATGTCAGAGTGGCGATTATATCCATTGTGAGCATAATTATGATTTTGACCGATTTACCGGGTCTCCTGAAGGTAAATCTACTTATGCGCAGTATTTGCTTAAACCGGCCTGGCTTCTTCCGAAGATACCAGATGGCATTTCCTGTGATCATGCATCCATGCTTTGTTGTGGTCTGGGCCCGACTTTCGGTGCTATGGAACTTATGAAAGTATCATCTTCAGATACAGTCCTGATTACAGGAATGGGTCCGGTCGGTCTTGGCGGTGTAATTAATGGTGTTTCCCGGGGATGCAGAGTTATTGCAGTTACCCATCACAAGTATCGGGCTGATCTTGCAAAATCTCTGGGTGCTGCTGTAGTATTTGATTATCATGATCCTGACATCCTTAATAATATTATTGATTTTACAGAAGGTAATGGTGCAGATGCAGCAATTGACTGTGCAGGGAACAAATCATCACAGAGATTATGTCTTGATGCCACAAAGCGACTTGGTCAGGTAAGTTTTGTAGGCGAGTCAGGATTTCTTAATATAAATATCAGCGATGATCTCATACGCAATGGCCTTACTCTTCATGGTGTCTGGCACTATAATTTAAAATACATTCCCGAATTGTTCCGTATTGTCAGAGATCATAAAGATATTATCGAAAAGTTGATTACACATACATTTCCCATGAGTCGTGTTAATGAAGCATTTGAACTGCAACTGACACGTCAGTGCGGCAAAGTCATTCTGAAACCATGGGAAAGGAACTCTGATTAA